The following are encoded in a window of Spea bombifrons isolate aSpeBom1 chromosome 2, aSpeBom1.2.pri, whole genome shotgun sequence genomic DNA:
- the CLTC gene encoding clathrin heavy chain 1, which produces MAQILPIRFQEHLQLQNLGINPANIGFSTLTMESDKFICIREKVGEQAQVVIIDMNDPSNPIRRPISADNAIMNPASKVIALKAGKTLQIFNIEMKSKMKAHTMTDDVTFWKWISLNTVALVTDNAVYHWSMEGESQPVKVFDRHSSLAGCQIINYRTDAKQKWLLLTGISAQQNRVVGAMQLYSVDRKVSQPIEGHAASFAQFKMEGNAEESTLFCFAVRGQAGGKLHIIEVGTPPTGNQPFPKKAVDVFFPPEAQNDFPVAMQISSKHDVVFLITKYGYIHLYDLETGTCIYMNRISGETIFVTAPHEATAGIIGVNRKGQVLSVCVEEENIIPYITNVLQNPDLALRMAVRNNLAGAEELFARKFNALFAQGNYSEAAKVAANAPKGILRTPDTIRRFQSVPAQPGQTSPLLQYFGILLDQGQLNKYESLELCRPVLQQGRKQLLEKWLKEDKLECSEELGDLVKSVDPTLALSVYLRANVPNKVIQCFAETGQVQKIVLYAKKVGYTPDWIFLLRNVMRINPDQGQQFAQMLVQDEEPLADITQIVDVFMEYNLIQQCTAFLLDALKNNRPTEGPLQTRLLEMNLMHAPQVADAILGNQMFTHYDRAHIAQLCEKAGLLQRALEHFTDLYDIKRAVVHTHLLNPEWLVNYFGSLSVEDSLECLRAMLSANIRQNLQICVQVASKYHEQLSTQSLIELFESFKSFEGLFYFLGSIVNFSQDPDVHFKYIQAACKTGQIKEVERICRESNCYDPERVKNFLKEAKLTDQLPLIIVCDRFDFVHDLVLYLYRNNLQKYIEIYVQKVNPSRLPVVIGGLLDVDCSEDVIKNLILVVRGQFSTDELVAEVEKRNRLKLLLPWLESRIHEGCEEPATHNALAKIYIDSNNNPERFLRENPYYDSRVVGKYCEKRDPHLACVAYERGQCDLELINVCNENSLFKSLSRYLVRRKDPELWASVLLESNPYRRPLIDQVVQTALSETQDPEEVSVTVKAFMTADLPNELIELLEKIVLDNSVFSEHRNLQNLLILTAIKADRTRVMEYINRLDNYDAPDIANIAISNELYEEAFAIFRKFDVNTSAVQVLIEHIGNLDRAYEFAERCNEPAVWSQLAKAQLQKGMVKEAIDSYIKADDPSSYMEVVQAANASGNWEELVKYLQMARKKARESYVETELIFALAKTNRLTELEEFINGPNNAHIQQVGDRCYDEKMYDAAKLLYNNVSNFGRLASTLVHLGEYQAAVDGARKANSTRTWKEVCFACVDGKEFRLAQMCGLHIVVHADELEELINYYQDRGYFEELITMLEAALGLERAHMGMFTELAILYSKFKPQKMREHLELFWSRVNIPKVLRAAEQAHLWAELVFLYDKYEEYDNAIITMMSHPTDAWKEGQFKDIITKVANVELYYRAIQFYLEFKPLLLNDLLMVLSPRLDHTRAVNYFSKVKQLPLVKPYLRSVQNHNNKSVNEALNNLFITEEDYQALRTSIDAYDNFDNISLAQRLEKHELIEFRRIAAYLFKGNNRWKQSVELCKKDRLYKDAMQYASESKDTELAEELLQWFLLEDKKECFAACLFTCYDLLRPDVVMETAWRHNIMDFAMPYFIQVMREYLSKVDKLDASESLRKEEEQATETQPIVYGQPQLMLTAGPSVAVPPQAPYGYGYAAPAYGQPQPGFGYTM; this is translated from the exons ATGGCTCAGATCCTACCCATCCGCTTCCAGGAGCACCTGCAG CTCCAGAATCTGGGAATTAACCCAGCCAACATCGGCTTCAGCACCCTCACCATGGAGTCTGACAAATTCATCTGCATCAGGGAGAAAGTAGGAGAACAGGCCCAGGTGGTAATCATTGATATGAATGACCCCAGCAACCCTATTCGAAGACCCATTTCCGCAGATAATGCTATCATGAATCCAGCCAGCAAGGTCATTGCTCTGAAAG CTGGGAAAACCCTTCAGATATTCAACATtgaaatgaaaagtaaaatgaaGGCTCACACCATGACAGATGATGTCACCTTTTGGAAATGGATCTCTTTGAACACTGTTGCCCTGGTTACCGACAATGCAGTCTATCATTGGAGCATGGAGGGCGAATCTCAGCCAGTTAAGGTGTTCGACCGTCATTCCAGCCTTGCTGGGTGCCAGATTATTAATTACCGAACAGATGCGAAGCAAAAGTGGCTGCTCCTGACAGGAATATCTGCCCAG CAAAATCGTGTTGTTGGAGCCATGCAGCTTTACTCTGTGGACAGAAAAGTTTCACAGCCTATCGAGGGACATGCGGCCAGTTTTGCTCAGTTCAAAATGGAAGGCAATGCTGAAGAATCAACATTGTTTTGCTTTGCTGTAAGGGGTCAAGCCGGTGGCAAG TTGCACATCATTGAAGTTGGGACACCACCTACAGGAAACCAACCATTCCCAAAGAAAGCTGTAGatgtcttctttcctccagaagCCCAAAATGATTTTCCAGTTGCCATGCAG ATAAGCAGTAAGCATGATGTGGTTTTTCTGATAACAAAGTATGGGTACATTCATCTTTACGATCTGGAAACTGGCACCTGTATCTACATGAACAGGATCAGCGGAGAAACCATATTTGTTACTGCCCCCCATGAGGCCACTGCCGGAATTATTGGTGTAAACAGAAAGGGTCAG GTTCTTTCAGTATGTGTCGAAGAGGAGAACATCATACCGTACATCACCAATGTCCTACAGAACCCTGACTTGGCTTTGCGAATGGCTGTTCGAAACAACCTGGCTGGAGCGGAAGAACTTTTTGCTCGCAAATTCAATGCTCTCTTTGCACAGGGAAATTATTCAGAGGCTGCAAAAGTGGCTGCAAATGCACCAAAg GGAATCCTACGTACGCCTGACACTATACGGCGTTTCCAAAGTGTTCCTGCTCAGCCTGGTCAAACATCTCCTCTGCTCCAATATTTTGGCATTCTCTTGGATCAAGGTCAGCTTAATAAGTATGAATCATTGGAGCTCTGCAGGCCTGTACTTCAGCAAGGGCGCAAGCAGCTTCTGGAGAAATGGCTTAAAGAGGATAAG CTGGAGTGTTCAGAAGAACTGGGAGATCTTGTGAAATCTGTGGACCCTACCTTAGCCCTGAGTGTCTATTTGAGGGCTAATGTTCCAAACAAGGTTATTCAGTGCTTTGCAGAGACTGGACAGGTTCAGAAGATTGTTCTGTATGCTAAAAAG GTTGGTTATACTCCAGACTGGATTTTCCTTCTGAGAAATGTCATGAGAATTAACCCTGACCAAGGACAGCAGTTTGCTCAAATGTTGGTCCAGGATGAAGAGCCGCTTGCTGATATCACCCAA ATTGTGGATGTGTTTATGGAATACAATCTTATCCAGCAGTGTACTGCTTTCTTGCTGGATGCTTTGAAAAACAATCGTCCAACAGAGGGCCCACTGCAGACTCGTCTGCTTGAGATGAACCTAATGCATGCTCCTCAG gtTGCAGATGCTATTTTGGGCAACCAAATGTTTACTCATTATGACCGCGCTCACATCGCCCAGCTCTGCGAGAAAGCAGGCCTCCTTCAGAGAGCTCTGGAGCACTTCACTGATTTATATGATATCAAGCGGGCAGTAGTCCACACTCATCTTCTCAATCCAGAG TGGCTTGTGAATTATTTTGGCTCGCTATCCGTTGAGGACTCTCTTGAATGCTTACGAGCAATGCTTTCTGCAAACATCAGGCAGAACCTTCAGATATGTGTACAGGTCGCTTCCAAGTACCACGAACAGCTCTCCACTCAGTCCCTCATTGAACTTTTTGAATCTTTCAAAAGCTTTGAAG GGCTATTCTACTTTCTTGGATCAATCGTCAACTTTAGCCAGGATCCTGATGTCCATTTCAAATACATCCAGGCCGCTTGCAAAACTGGGCAAATCAAGGAGGTGGAGAGAATTTGCAGAGAAAGCAACTGTTACGACCCAGAGAGGGTGAAGAATTTCCTGAAG GAAGCTAAGCTAACAGACCAACTGCCTTTGATAATTGTTTGTGACCGTTTTGACTTTGTCCATGATCTTGTGCTGTATCTGTACAGAAACAACTTACAGAAGTACATCGAGATTTATGTACAAAAG GTGAATCCGAGTCGTTTGCCAGTTGTTATTGGAGGCTTACTCGATGTGGACTGCTCTGAAGATGTTATCAAAAACCTTATCCTTGTTGTTAGAGGTCAATTCTCCACTGATGAGCTGGTTGCTGAAGTCGAGAAAAGAAATAG GTTGAAACTGCTGCTGCCATGGCTGGAATCTCGAATCCATGAGGGATGTGAGGAGCCTGCCACTCATAACGCATTAGCTAAAATCTACATCGACAGCAACAATAATCCCGAACGATTTCTTCGCGAGAACCCATACTATGACAGCAGAGTGGTTGGAAAATATTGTGAGAAGAGAGACCCACATCTGGCATGTGTGGCATATGAACGTGGCCAATGTGATCTGGAgctaataaat GTTTGCAATGAAAATTCTCTCTTCAAAAGCTTGTCACGATACCTCGTACGTCGCAAGGATCCTGAATTGTGGGCTAGTGTCTTGTTGGAAAGCAATCCATACAGGAGGCCTCTGATAGATCAG GTTGTACAAACGGCATTGTCTGAAACCCAGGACCCAGAAGAAGTGTCTGTAACGGTAAAAGCATTTATGACGGCAGACCTTCCCAATGAGCTCATTGAGCTTCTAGAGAAGATTGTTTTGGACAATTCTGTCTTCAGTGAGCACAG AAATCTGCAGAATCTCTTGATCTTGACTGCAATTAAAGCTGACCGCACCAGAGTCATGGAGTACATCAACCGCCTGGATAACTATGATGCCCCGGATATTGCAAACATCGCCATCAGTAACGAGCTCTACGAGGAGGCATTTGCCATATTTAGGAAATTTGATGTCAACACCTCAGCTGTACAG GTTTTGATTGAGCATATCGGGAATTTGGATCGTGCCTATGAGTTTGCTGAGCGCTGCAATGAACCAGCTGTTTGGAGCCAGCTCGCTAAAGCCCAGTTGCAGAAGGGCATGGTGAAGGAAGCCATTGATTCTTACATTAAAGCAGATGATCCATCTTCTTACATGGAAGTTGTACAGGCCGCCAATGCCAGtg GGAACTGGGAAGAGTTGGTTAAGTACCTGCAGATGGCAAGAAAGAAGGCACGAGAATCGTATGTAGAAACAGAGCTTATCTTCGCTCTTGCCAAAACCAACCGTCTCACAGAACTTGAGGAGTTCATAAACGGACCAAACAATGCTCACATTCAACAA GTTGGTGACCGCTGCTACGatgaaaaaatgtatgatgCTGCTAAGCTCCTCTATAACAACGTCTCCAACTTTGGTCGTTTGGCATCCACGCTGGTTCACCTGGGAGAGTACCAAGCTGCTGTGGATGGGGCCCGCAAGGCAAACAGCACTCGTACCTGGAAAGAG GTTTGCTTCGCTTGTGTTGATGGCAAAGAATTCCGTCTGGCTCAGATGTGCGGCCTTCACATTGTTGTACATGCAGATGAACTGGAGGAACTAATAAATTATTACCAG GATCGTGGGTACTTTGAAGAACTTATCACCATGCTGGAGGCAGCCCTGGGCCTGGAGCGTGCACATATGGGCATGTTCACAGAGCTAGCAATTCTGTATTCCAAATTCAAGCCACAAAAAATGAGGGAGCACTTGGAACTGTTCTGGTCGAGAGTCAATATTCCTAAG gtGCTGAGAGCGGCTGAACAAGCTCATCTATGGGCAGAGTTGGTGTTCCTTTACGACAAATACGAAGAATACGATAATGCCATTATCACGATGATGAGTCACCCCACAGATGCATGGAAAGAAGGGCAATTTAAAGACATCATAACAAAG GTGGCCAATGTTGAGCTGTATTACAGAGCAATCCAATTTTATTTGGAGTTCAAGCCACTGTTGTTGAACGATCTCCTAATGGTATTGTCTCCAAGGTTAGACCATACCCGTGCAGTCAACTACTTCAGCAAG GTGAAGCAGCTACCACTGGTTAAACCATATCTGCGTTCTGTTCAGAATCATAACAATAAGTCTGTCAACGAGGCTCTAAACAACCTATTCATTACTGAAGAAGATTACCAG GCGCTTCGCACATCAATAGATGCGTACGACAACTTTGATAATATTTCTCTGGCTCAACGCTTGGAGAAACACGAGCTGATTGAGTTTCGGCGAATTGCTGCTTACCTCTTCAAAGGCAATAACCGCTGGAAACAGAGTGTGGAGCTTTGCAAGAAGGACAGACTTTACAAG GATGCTATGCAGTATGCCTCCGAATCCAAAGATACAGAGCTGGCCGAGGAACTTCTACAATGGTTTTTGTTGGAAGATAAAAAAGAATGCTTTGCCGCGTGTCTCTTCACATGCTATGACCTGCTGAGGCCAGATGTGGTGATGGAAACGGCTTGGAGGCACAACATTATGGATTTTGCCATGCCCTACTTCATCCAGGTCATGAGAGAGTACTTAAGCAAg GTTGATAAATTAGATGCGTCAGAATCCCTAAGGAAAGAAGAGGAGCAAGCTACAGAGACACAGCCCATTGTTTATG GCCAACCACAGCTGATGTTGACTGCAGGACCCAGCGTTGCAGTACCTCCTCAAGCTCCGTATGGCTATGGCTATGCTGCCCCTGCCTACGGGCAGCCCCAACCTGGTTTTGGATATACCATGTAA